From a single Stackebrandtia endophytica genomic region:
- a CDS encoding TIGR01777 family oxidoreductase, whose amino-acid sequence MFQRFSSVVHHHIDDVFHWHERPGAVVRLTPPWLPIRVVSEARSLRDGVAVMALPGGITWHARHSGYDPPHRFVDTLRAPLPLRWRHSHEFADVDGRSTRITDNLTTNVPGFLLSRMFRYRHRQLAADLNAIERAADWSDSAPTVAVTGSSGMIGTALTAFLTTAGVDVVRLVRHPTDDAGYRHWNPDNPDAGLLNGIDVVVHLAGAPIAGRFTPAHKRAIRDSRIDPTRRLARLAAATPNGPNTFVCASAIGYYGPDRGDTELTEDSAPGSGFLAEVVADWEAATRPASDAGLRVVNVRTGLVQSPAGGMLRLLHPVFSAGLGGRIGDGRQWMSWIDIDDLTDIYHRAIVDDRLSGPINAVAPEAVRNTEYTMTLADTLHRPAVIPVPSPAPRVLLGSEGAAEVAAANQRVLPTALQQHSHTYRFETLQPSLAHLFGRPER is encoded by the coding sequence ATGTTTCAACGATTTTCCAGCGTGGTTCACCACCACATCGACGACGTGTTCCATTGGCATGAGCGTCCAGGCGCGGTCGTGCGGCTGACGCCGCCCTGGCTGCCGATACGAGTGGTGTCCGAGGCGAGATCGCTGCGCGACGGTGTCGCGGTGATGGCCTTGCCCGGCGGAATCACCTGGCATGCGCGTCACAGCGGTTACGACCCACCGCACCGATTCGTCGACACCCTGCGTGCCCCGCTGCCACTTCGCTGGCGTCACAGTCACGAGTTCGCAGATGTGGACGGCAGATCGACGCGGATCACCGACAACCTCACCACGAACGTGCCGGGTTTCCTGCTCAGCAGGATGTTCCGGTACCGGCATCGCCAGCTGGCCGCCGACCTGAACGCGATCGAACGGGCCGCCGACTGGTCCGATTCGGCTCCCACCGTCGCGGTCACCGGTTCCTCCGGCATGATCGGCACCGCACTGACGGCGTTTCTGACCACCGCGGGTGTCGACGTGGTTCGGCTGGTGCGGCACCCCACCGACGACGCGGGCTACCGACATTGGAATCCCGACAACCCCGACGCCGGCCTGCTCAACGGCATCGATGTGGTGGTCCACCTGGCGGGTGCGCCCATCGCCGGGAGATTCACCCCCGCGCACAAGCGCGCGATCCGGGACAGCCGCATCGATCCGACCCGTCGACTGGCACGGTTGGCCGCAGCGACCCCCAACGGCCCCAACACATTCGTGTGCGCCTCGGCGATCGGTTACTACGGGCCCGACCGCGGCGACACCGAGTTGACGGAGGACTCCGCTCCCGGAAGCGGCTTCCTCGCCGAGGTGGTCGCCGACTGGGAGGCGGCGACGCGACCGGCCTCCGACGCCGGCCTGCGCGTCGTCAACGTCCGCACCGGATTGGTGCAGTCGCCCGCCGGCGGCATGCTGCGTCTGCTGCATCCGGTGTTCAGCGCCGGTCTCGGTGGTCGGATCGGTGACGGTCGACAGTGGATGTCCTGGATAGACATCGACGATCTGACCGACATCTACCACCGCGCCATCGTGGACGACCGACTCAGCGGCCCGATCAACGCCGTCGCACCGGAAGCCGTGCGCAACACCGAGTACACGATGACGCTGGCGGACACGCTGCACCGCCCGGCGGTGATTCCGGTTCCGTCGCCCGCCCCGCGGGTCCTGTTGGGATCGGAGGGAGCCGCCGAGGTCGCCGCCGCCAACCAGCGAGTGCTCCCGACGGCGCTGCAACAGCACTCCCACACCTATCGGTTCGAGACCCTGCAACCCAGCCTCGCCCATCTATTCGGCAGGCCGGAGCGCTAG
- a CDS encoding VOC family protein produces the protein MSQMFVNLPVTDLDRSVTFFERLGFSFDPNFTDDKATCMIVGGDAFVMLLNEEFFKTFTNKPVAEATEETEVIIGVSADSRDEVDRIVDAAMTAGADSAKPPVEGGGMYSRSFADPDGHTWEVIHMDMSKAAAA, from the coding sequence ATGTCACAGATGTTCGTCAACCTGCCGGTCACCGATCTGGATCGGTCGGTGACGTTCTTCGAGCGCCTCGGGTTCAGCTTCGATCCGAACTTCACCGACGACAAGGCCACCTGCATGATCGTGGGCGGCGACGCGTTCGTCATGTTGTTGAACGAGGAGTTCTTCAAGACCTTCACCAACAAGCCGGTCGCCGAGGCCACCGAGGAGACCGAGGTCATCATCGGGGTCTCCGCCGACAGCCGCGACGAGGTCGATCGCATCGTCGACGCGGCCATGACCGCCGGAGCCGACTCCGCCAAACCTCCGGTCGAGGGAGGCGGCATGTACAGCCGAAGCTTCGCCGACCCGGATGGCCACACCTGGGAGGTCATCCACATGGACATGTCGAAGGCGGCAGCGGCTTGA